AAATGGACAGCAAATCTTTCCTACATACGAAGTTCAAGTTTAATTCATTCAGCAGAAATCAACTCctttcaaaatatcaaaaatctTTTCAATGTGATGATTAAATTGAATGgtgatatttttattattaaaaaagataaaatgaggTTTCAGCAATTCAGAAAAAGCCCTTTAACTTCCATCATCAGGTGTAAATCTACTGAGAGCAAAACTCAGCTGATGCGTTGCAGGCTGCTGTCTGGCTGTTTCTCAGTGTCTCACTCAGGTTtatgcaaatacattttaaaaagaaataactgGCTGGGTCACATGCACAAACAATTCTTCATCAAAAGTGGCATGCTCTCTTAGTTGTctgtttattaggaacacctagctaaaactgTGCTGTAATAAATTCTGCTTCCATATAATGTTCAGTTCGTGTTGAAGCTGTTTTCACTGAGCTGTTAAGGTGCTGATTCtgctttatggtcattttgaaAGCTCCAGTTGAAATGCATTGTGTTATACTGAgatattttttaatatgtaaaaccatctttaataaaaacatgaaaatgaccAATGAGATGGTAGTTTCCTAAAGATAACACCACAATATTATGTTCAGTTGCGCTACTGAGGGTTTAATTGCACACTATTCTTTTCTGTCTAATTTGTCTTTAACTCAAAGTCATTCCTCTGCCTGAGCAGGCTGTGGAAAACTTTTTCAGGGATCAGGAAGAAGTTTCTGTTCCGTTCCAGGTCCTGAGCATTTATAATACGCATCACCAGAGCTTGTTGTATGGCTGGAGACTCACAGGGGTGATGTTGCACATTGTGACTCACATTCCTCCCTGGCTCAATGACTAACAGGCCCAGCATGCTGGCTTCCTCTTCCCTGCTATATTCAGTAGAATTgttgagtgtgtttctgttcatctcAGCGGGGTCATCGCTTCCTTTTGACGCATTGACTCCAAACTCTCTGGATCCATGTGTCTTACAGCTTCTGCTAATTTCAGCAGTTGAATTAATTATATTAGTCTCATTAAATGTATCAGTTGAGGTACTTGGATTAACCTGGCTAATGTTAAAAAGGTGATTACTTGAGCAGGTCATATTGGTTACACTAGATGTGTTGGTTTGTCCTGGTCCATCAGCTGTCCGGGGTTTGGGTTTATGTGGACCTGGAGCTGCAGTCTCCTGGATGTTTTTGCGTAGATAGGCTGTGTAGCCCTGAACCAGGCGACTTAACCCCGTCTTGTATGACAGACGCAGTGACTCTGTTGATCCCACTGGCACAGAGTGCAGTCGGACCTGTTGGAGCAAGTATAAAGGTGAATTCAGATCAGCCACAAATCCTCTGGAGTTATGTTCACATTGGATGATTAAGCACCTCATGACTGGTGGATGGGCATGTACTAACAAGAATTcaattaaaatactgtatgccCTTTTTTTAACCTGTACCACAATCCTTCCCTAattttaaacctgcaataagAGCAGATGTTTATACTGCAGCAGAAATCAAAACGCACATTTTAACTTTAAGCTGTTTTCGCCGTCCTCACCTGGTGGATTCTCATGTGCAGATGAAATGCAGCTCCTGTCAACCACTGCTGCATGGACTCTGAACTCATTCTCTTCTTATTGGTCATCCTCTCGTAATGATCAATCAGCTCAAGTTTCAGCCAGCTGTCGTAGAGCTCTGTGGTCTCAGCCATCTTCTCCTGGTCATTGGCGATGCCAGGGATCAGGTGGAGGTAACTGTGGATAATCCAGCCAATCCTCGAGGAGCTGCTGATGCCAAAAATCCTCTTAGCTTGAGATCTCTGAGTTGATAGCCCCCCCTCTGTCGATCCTTGTGCTCGGACCTGGTGAGATAGCAGAAAAGAAAGGCCTGACAGAGACACAAGCCTGTGAAAACAAATTCAGAAGAGATTTAAATAGTAGTACTTGGGCCCAGCTCATACACAAATCAGGTTTCTGGTACTGATCAGGGAACGacaggtgtaatgtttaccatgtttatcATGCTAATATCTGCTAATCGGTACTAAATACTAACTAATATACTAATACTTTTCTGGGTATTTGGTCAAAAAGTATtggaaaaatgaacattttgacctgatgatggtgctagaggaaaatttatgttttttccagttatTATAATTCATCCTGGGGTGGCCTTGAATATCTATTCATTTCTTCAAAGTGCATTCAGCAGCAAAATTCAGAGCTTGAAACATCTTTGTGGAAGAACTTGACAGTTGACActctcatttcatttaatcatttcacCCATTCTTTACATATTAACttaatttatttctgtattatttaCCATAAAATCTCTTGAGAAACCTTTCTAATGCTACAACAGTGTGTCTGTATTGTAAAAATCAAgctaagaaaagaaaacaaacactgtactTTGCCCAGTCCTGTCAGGATCTTGGCTGTAGCTACTTGGTAACAGGACTAAGGAGTCCACAGCtagaaattttgacctgatgatggcgctacaTGTAAAATCAAAAGAACCAAAAGTAAACAAAGACGGTGAACATCTGCACCAGATTTCATGGAAATCAATCCAACAGTTGGATATTtctctaaaaacaaaatgtcagtcttaAATTGGTGCTTGAAGTAAATTAAGTCCAGTTAAGTCAAGTTTTTTTAGTACTGCAGAGACCGGTATtcaatatatacacacaaacctCTTTTTACCTACTTGTTGGGCAACCTGGTCAAAAAGCATGGACAGGGCCAAAGCAACAACCCCCACTCCTCCACAGGTGACCCTGCTGCTGCCTCCCAGCTCTCCACTCAGGCCGAGGCTGAACTGTGCCTGCTGCTCCCTGCTCATGCTCCGCTGTAAGAAGGCATACTGATGCTGCAGCGCTGCAGACGAGTCCAGTGACAAGAAGGTGGTGAGGACCGGATCCAAGGAGATATCTGGGATGATGTTGGCATCTCGAGCCACAGAGAACAGCTCCTGGACGGTGGCTGGAGAAGGAAGACACAAACTGCGACCCATCAGGATCATGGCTGTCTCTGAGTGTctaaccagtgtgtgtgtgttggtacaTGTATGTGTGCGAAACAAGCCTGCTTGTTATCTGTGTTTCAgaccctctgtgtgtgtttatttgcccCAGTCAGAGTGACGTTATCAGCACAGCCAGTCCAACAAAGCACTCAtgcatacaaatacaaatgcataACCCAGTAGTTCGAATGAAACAAAgccttatacacacacatacagtagttaCAGGAAGATCTGCCTTATTTtcctgcagggaaaaaaccAGTGGTagtaaaaacacagctgttacACGATTTTTGTCAAGTGGTAGTCTATTTGGTACCACTCTCTGATAAGGCACCATTCACATGACGGGTTTAAATAGtgtaattattaaataatttactCATGCTTAAACCATTAATAATAACaacttttgggttgccaggttcTGGAAAATCCTCCATCAgcatgacattttaatttatcaGGGAGACCCCCCCAATGAACTGTTTGATTGCCTTCCCCCTTTATATAGATTTATTCTATTTCTCCTGCCAAAGGTTGAAAGTGCAGGATTTATTTGAAATGTGGCTCAGTGGCACAAAACACCGTCCCATGAAAAATCACTATCACAGAAGTGAAACAATGCTCTTAGTGGCATTTTGTCAActtaagcaaaaataaatatcactGTCTCAGCAAGTATATGATAACCATCTGTTTCAAACCATCTGTTGTAAACAAATTGGCAGACACAACCACTGAACATTAACCTTAATGTCAATAAGCGAGCAGACAGCTCACTGTGAGTTACTCTGCTGGCCCTTCAGCAAACTTCACTTTCAGTAACTCTGATATGGGCTCAAGTAAGAGTAAAAAATATATGATGTTCAGACATAACGTCAAAACCTCTGCTGGTCTATAGATCTGTAgttgttaaaatgttgttaGACTAGTGTAAATACTGTAGACTATCCAGTATTTGGCCAAATTGTTGTACATTGGAACAAGCTCTCACGATATAAACAATACACCTGCATCTTGTACTCAATTTTAAGCAGACAGACCTCACCACATTAATAACATGTACAATATACAAcctttacttttcttttctttataaCCATACTATAGCGAATGCTTCTTTGACCATTGTGTTTCAAGAAGTTTAAGAAGTTTgaccaaaaaatatatttggtCAGTTGCAATTCCCATGGctcatttatgtctttttctgaatattcaaataaatacaacacCCAAGTGCCACCACGGGAATCTGCTGTGCAATCCTTTCTGCTATGCTATTGTCTCTCAGGAATACACTGGATCTTTCTGCAGCTCTTGTTGGTCAAACCTCTTTCTCCTCAGTtgaaagaaaatctgaaaattgtTTGCTTAATACAAGAAGAAAGACATGTATTTTAGGGTAATGCTTTGCTATTATCCCAGAGGTCCTTTTTTGTTACTCTCTGACCACACCAACATTAATGTTccacagatttaaaaataaaaatgagtgaTTAGGATATAAAAAGATGTATTAGTTCCATACAAAAATGCCTCACCCTCCATCCAAACGATCTAGCACTtgctgtatgtatttttgaaaatataaaaaatatatatcactCTAAATTCTGATACATTATTTCTGTCTCAACGTCTTTTCTCGTTTGGTTTTGTTATTATATGTTCATTAAGAAGTTTAGGCTAAAGTAATGAAAAAGAACCCATCGTACTTTTCCGTATTAATTCGGGGATCTCCGTCGGCCACATGACACTCGCTTTGCGGTTTGCTGTTACATGACGACATTCACCAATCCCTGAAAATTGGTCCTTAATGCCGAAGTGAATAAAACAGACTACAGACTTAAATCTGGATTCACAGGCATAAACAACAACTTGTTTTtcaaacagtgtttctgttttgagGTCGTACATTGAATAGATACTTATAATCTCGGTGTGACAATGTAATAACCAGAATATCGCGTTGTCGCCGAGAAGACGTCACTGTCCATACCTTGAATTTTTGGTCGTCGCGCTGAGACAGAAGATAGGAGGAGGTCTGTTCCTGCTTCAGGTCGGTGAAAACAACACAGGTGAGTACTAAACCAGAACGGAGACCAGGTACATGTCAAGTTAAAGTACAACATAAGAAGACTGGGAATATAATTTCCTCAGTGAATTATTTCTCTGTTATCGCTGAGTTAAACACTGCTACATATCTTAGCTAACTGACCTACAGACAGTgaacaaattaaaggaaaaccgTAAATAAACGGGTCGAGATACATAAAGGGTCAGAGTTTCTATCTTTATAAAGGGCAGGAGGCCTCACTGGATGATCTAAGCTCAAAAGATGagttttaaaataatgtgaatcaTGTGCTATGAGCATCACAATCACCAGATCTCAACTAAATCTgacacctatgggagattttgacATTATGGTGCTCTAATATCTGTTGTAAAAACAGTGGTTATCCTTCCAGTGTGATTTATACATGGCTAGAATATTAAAAGCCCCAGGTAAACTCCATATCATTTTGGTCTACATAATGTTATAGTCTTGTCTGGTAGAgggacaagaaaaaaaatgtagttttaagaTCGTCATCATCTTAGTTTATATTTAACAAAGTTGTCTTTTATCATAGCA
The DNA window shown above is from Lates calcarifer isolate ASB-BC8 linkage group LG20, TLL_Latcal_v3, whole genome shotgun sequence and carries:
- the LOC108893356 gene encoding uncharacterized protein LOC108893356, whose amino-acid sequence is MILMGRSLCLPSPATVQELFSVARDANIIPDISLDPVLTTFLSLDSSAALQHQYAFLQRSMSREQQAQFSLGLSGELGGSSRVTCGGVGVVALALSMLFDQVAQQVRAQGSTEGGLSTQRSQAKRIFGISSSSRIGWIIHSYLHLIPGIANDQEKMAETTELYDSWLKLELIDHYERMTNKKRMSSESMQQWLTGAAFHLHMRIHQVRLHSVPVGSTESLRLSYKTGLSRLVQGYTAYLRKNIQETAAPGPHKPKPRTADGPGQTNTSSVTNMTCSSNHLFNISQVNPSTSTDTFNETNIINSTAEISRSCKTHGSREFGVNASKGSDDPAEMNRNTLNNSTEYSREEEASMLGLLVIEPGRNVSHNVQHHPCESPAIQQALVMRIINAQDLERNRNFFLIPEKVFHSLLRQRNDFELKTN